Proteins found in one Massilia sp. H6 genomic segment:
- a CDS encoding SDR family oxidoreductase, translated as MKATSKAQPADGSAFAGKVALVTGAASGIGRATALAFGRAGAHVVVADTTIDGGHATAAMIVESGGKALFVRCDITRADDVRALVDKAVSYYGRLDIAVNNAALDEEAAPLAEGAEDQFDRIMGTNVKGVWLCMKYQLRQMLEQGSGAIVNVSSVAGLVGAPNRSIYAASKHAVVGLTKSAAAEYARSGIRINALCPAAVKTPMLARAVERDPASEKKLKAAQPMGRFAETAEIANAALWLCSEGASYVNGHELMVDGGLTAV; from the coding sequence ATGAAAGCAACATCCAAAGCACAGCCGGCAGACGGTTCTGCATTCGCCGGAAAAGTCGCACTCGTCACCGGCGCCGCCAGCGGCATCGGTCGCGCCACCGCACTGGCCTTCGGGCGTGCTGGCGCCCACGTGGTGGTGGCCGACACCACCATCGACGGCGGCCACGCCACTGCCGCCATGATCGTCGAGTCGGGCGGCAAGGCGCTGTTCGTGCGCTGCGACATCACCCGGGCCGACGACGTCCGGGCGCTGGTCGACAAGGCGGTCAGCTATTACGGCCGCCTCGATATCGCGGTCAATAACGCTGCCCTCGACGAAGAGGCCGCGCCGCTGGCCGAGGGCGCCGAAGACCAGTTCGACCGCATCATGGGCACCAACGTCAAGGGCGTCTGGCTGTGCATGAAATACCAGCTGCGCCAGATGCTCGAGCAGGGTAGCGGCGCGATCGTCAACGTGTCCTCGGTCGCGGGCCTGGTCGGCGCGCCGAACCGGTCGATCTACGCCGCCAGCAAGCATGCGGTGGTGGGCCTGACCAAGAGCGCGGCCGCCGAATACGCACGCTCGGGCATACGCATCAATGCGCTGTGCCCGGCCGCGGTGAAGACCCCGATGCTGGCGCGCGCCGTCGAGCGCGATCCAGCCAGTGAGAAGAAGCTCAAGGCGGCCCAGCCGATGGGGCGTTTCGCGGAAACGGCCGAGATCGCGAACGCCGCGCTGTGGCTGTGTTCGGAGGGGGCTTCCTACGTCAACGGGCACGAGCTGATGGTCGACGGCGGCTTGACCGCGGTGTGA
- a CDS encoding flavodoxin family protein has translation MTTIRKGQAPAKLGRNEFHLHFRKAFYDPAYDQLAHELDAIEKVAWEAYDEGRKAPRTAKAGPGFADPDYDLSVEWKQTRDRLLAAEQHQKDPATRSRVLIINGSARNDGTCPGEVSKSWRMAQLAREVLEADGVEADLLDLSLLNSDYDRHIHPCKGCVSTAMPLCHWPCSCYPNHGERQVNDWMSEIYERWVLAHGVIIVTPVYWYQTPAVLKLMIDRLVCADGGNPDPTSTQGKSAERAKEVELAGWDYPKHLAGRAYGLMVHGDVAGIEGTRRSLADWLSWMGLVDAGSFAQLDRYIGYYESYADSHATLDRDCAVQEEMRNVARAVSAAVSEIRAGRVAVVQHPLTSPRPK, from the coding sequence ATGACGACGATACGCAAGGGCCAGGCGCCCGCAAAACTCGGGCGCAACGAATTTCACCTGCACTTTCGCAAAGCCTTCTACGACCCCGCCTACGACCAGCTCGCACACGAACTCGACGCCATCGAAAAGGTGGCCTGGGAAGCCTATGACGAAGGCCGCAAGGCGCCGCGCACGGCCAAGGCCGGACCGGGCTTTGCCGATCCCGACTACGATCTGTCGGTCGAATGGAAGCAGACGCGCGACCGCCTGCTGGCCGCCGAGCAGCACCAGAAAGATCCCGCTACGCGCAGCCGGGTCCTGATCATCAACGGCTCGGCGCGCAACGACGGCACCTGCCCCGGCGAAGTGTCGAAGAGCTGGCGCATGGCGCAGCTGGCGCGCGAAGTACTCGAGGCCGATGGCGTCGAGGCCGACCTGCTCGACCTGAGCCTGCTCAACTCCGACTACGACCGCCATATCCACCCGTGCAAAGGCTGCGTGTCCACCGCCATGCCGCTGTGCCACTGGCCCTGCAGCTGCTACCCGAACCACGGCGAGCGCCAGGTCAACGACTGGATGAGCGAGATCTACGAGCGCTGGGTGCTGGCCCACGGCGTCATTATCGTGACCCCGGTCTACTGGTACCAGACGCCCGCGGTGCTCAAGCTGATGATCGACCGCCTGGTCTGTGCCGACGGCGGCAACCCCGACCCGACCTCGACCCAGGGCAAGTCGGCCGAGCGGGCCAAGGAGGTCGAACTGGCCGGCTGGGATTATCCCAAGCACCTGGCCGGCCGTGCCTACGGCCTGATGGTGCATGGCGACGTGGCCGGTATCGAAGGCACGCGCCGTTCGCTGGCCGACTGGCTATCGTGGATGGGTCTGGTCGACGCCGGCAGCTTCGCCCAGCTCGACCGCTATATCGGGTATTACGAGTCGTATGCCGACAGCCACGCCACGCTCGACCGCGACTGCGCGGTGCAAGAGGAAATGCGCAACGTGGCGCGTGCAGTGAGCGCGGCGGTGAGCGAAATCCGCGCCGGCCGGGTAGCCGTGGTCCAGCACCCCTTGACCAGTCCGCGCCCCAAGTAA